The Candidatus Deferrimicrobiaceae bacterium sequence TTCGTGTCCGGTGCGATCGGTGCGGGCACGTTCGCGTTCGAGGATCAACAGGAAGTCTTCCCGGACGTGGATGCCGCTCGAGGACCGCATCCGGCTGAAGGTATCTTTCAGATTCAGGAAATCGAAGAAACTCATGAACGCCCCCTGCGGCCCTTCCCCACGTACGGCAAATCTATTCTGCCAAAATCAGTTACAAGATGCATGCCGGTTTCCTCCGGGAATACAAGAGAGGCAACCTGGCGCAATGATTGATAATTGTTGTTCTGACACATCATCATGAGGATGAGAGGCGAAACGGTGTGGGAAATAACTTTCCCTGATTAAGCAATTAAGCGGAGCTGTTTTCTTTGCCTTCAGGAAACATGATCGGAGGCCGAGGGCCTCTGATAATAGCTTCCGTAATATCGCTCGTAATATCGCTGCCTTTCGGGTTCGACCCCATTGATCACGACCCCGAGGATGCCCTTCTCCCCGATTTCTTCGGCGGCCCGGGAAAACATCTTGTGGGGGGTGAAGCCGGCACGGTAGACGAAGATGAAGCCGTCGACCAGGTCACGCAGACTAAGCGTGTCGGCGACCGGCAGCACCGGTGGGGTGTCGAGCAGGACCACGTCGAAACCGTCCTTTACCGACCCCAGGAAATCGCGGAAGACATTGCCGGAAAGCAGGTCGGCCGGTTCGGAGACGCGCAATCCGGCGGGGATGACGGTCAATCCGGGAGCGACCGTGTTGCAGACGATATCGCTAAGCGGCGCTCCGCCCGTGATGAAATCGGAAAGTCCCGGCTTGCCCGGAAGCCCCAGCCCGCGGGCCAGGTCGGCTTTGCGCATGTCGGTGTCGATCAGGAGCACCTTCTTGCGTCCGGACGATGCCAGGTTGGCCGCCAGCTTGACGCAAAGCGTCGTCTTTCCCTCCCCGGACACCGCGCTCGTCACCGCGAAGGTCTTGGCCTGGATCTGGTCGATCCTGTACTCGACCTTTGCCCGCAACGCCTTGATCTGCTCGGTGTAGATGGAGTCTTCGGCGCCGATGTTCAAGGTGGATACCGCTCCCGATGTCTTGCGGGGAATCGAAGTCTTGGAGTTCATGAACGGGAATCGCATCAGGCGCCTCGCGACAGGTTGAGGATGGTCCGGATCTTGTCGCCATACAGGAGAATGAATCCGGTGACGGCGAAGATGAAAATGGCGCCGACGCCGAAGACGACGGCCTGCCGGATTTTCCGATTTCGGATGTAGGCGCTGTCCTGGATCTGGGGGATGGAAGCCAAAATCGGGTAGGGATAGAAGTGGCGGAAATCGTGGGCGCTGCGCAACGCGGGGTTCAAGATCTCGATCCCGAACGCGCCACCCAGGCCGGCACCCAATGCGGCCAGGAGCGCGATGCCGAGAATCTTTATCCGGTTGGGCGTGAACGGCTCCTCGGGGAGGTTGGCCGGGTCGAGAATCTGAAATTGTTCCCCTTTTTGCCGCTTCTCGAGGTTTTGCGAGACGTCGGCGTCGAGCTTCTTTTTCAACAGGTCGTCGTAGGACGCCTTGAGGTTGTCGTAGTCGCGGGAGAGCGCGATCATCTCCTGTTCGCGTCGCGGAGACTGCGCCACCTTGGCTTCGACCCCCGCAATCCCGTTGAGGAGCTCTTGGCGCTCCTTCTTGATTCGGGGGATGTCGGCTTCGATCGAGGCAAGCTGCGCCTTGACGTGCCGAAGCTCGTCCCGCTCTTTGGTCGCTCTGGGCGGGACCGGCGCGATCGGCCCGTACTTGACGGAAACGGGGTTCCTTCGCTCGTTTTTTTGCGGAGGGGACGCGCTCGCGGGAACCGGGTTCTGGCGAGCCGAGACGATCCTTTTTTCGAGCTGCTCGATCTCCCCCTTCAGGCGCACGATTTCGGGGTACTTGTCGGTGTAGCGCGCGGACAGCTCCGTCAGCCGGTTTTGCTTGGCCTCCAATTCGACCACGAGCGCTTGGGCGGGGTCGACGGTCGACATCTGCTGGACGGGTTCGACCGTGCCGGTCCCTTCGCCGCCCGGCGTCGCAGGCGCCGGGGAAGCCTTTTCGATCTCGCGGATCTGGCTTTCGAGCATGCCGGACTGAGATTCCAGAAAAACCCTGCGATCCTCCGAGCTCCGGATGGAATCGGCGTTGGCGCGCAGTTGTTCCTGAAACCGGGACATGATCGAAATATTGGCCTGCATCTGCTGGGGCAATTCGCCCATGAACTGCATCTTGTACTGCCGGACTTTGGCTTCGGCGGATTCGAGTTTCGCCTTCGTGTCCTGGAGCTGCGAATCGAGAAACTCGGACGTGCCGACCGCCTGCGCCTCGCGGTTCTTCAGGTTTTCGTCGATGAAGAACGAAGCCAGCCGGGAAGCAGTCAACATGGCGGTTTGAGGATTTTCGTGGGTGAAGGAAAGGGTGAAGCTGTCGCTTTCCGTGTCGCGTTTTTTCTGCTTTTCAGTGGTTCCGACCTGGATCTCGATCCGCTTCCGCATCTCGTCGACGACGGCCTCGATCGGCTGCTTCTTGCGCATCTCCTTGAAAAGACCGAGCTCGTCCATGACCGCAACGAGTCGGGTGCGGCTCATGACCTGCTGCTGGATGGTCGCAAGCCGTTCTTCGATCTTGATGCTGACCGTCGATTTGACGTACCCCTCGGGGACCCGCTGCGGCACGACGAGGATCGTGGTGCTCGACTTGAATTTTTCTGGCGCGACCACGCAAAAGACGCTGGCGAGGAAAAGGATGGTAAGGATGGTAAACAGGACCGACCACTTGCGGCGCAAAATGATGGCCAGGTATTCCTGAGGTTCCATGTCGGGGCGAAGCGGCATCGATTAAGTTCCTTGGATGATCTGTTGGTTTAAGGAATGACGATCGTATCGCCGGGCTTGAGGAGGTAGTTGCCCTCTCCGCCTTCGTCGATGATCTTGTAGTAGTTGATCTTGCGGACTTCCTGCTTGAGGCCCGAGCCGCGGATAAGCTTGATGCTGCGCGGGGAGGCGAATTGCGTGAAGCCGCCGGCGGCGGACAGCGCCTGGAGCACGCTCGTTTCGCCCCGCAACGGGTAGGGGCCGGGCTTGGCGACGCTGCCGATGACGTAAAGCTTGGGCGCGTTGACCTGAAGGACGATGATGGAGACCTGGGGATCCTTCAGGAAGCTTTCGAGCCGCTTGTGCACGATTTCGGCGAGCTCGCCGGCCGTCAGCCCTTCGGCCTGGACGTCCTGGACCAGGGGAAGCGATATCTTCCCGTCCGGGCGAACCACGACGTCGAGCGTCAGTTCCTTGTTTTCCCAGACGGATACGCGAAGGATGTCTTCGGGACCCATCCGGTAGGAGGCGTCTGCGCCATGAAGCATCGCGCCGTTATCCTTGGCTGGTTTCGGGCTGATCGTAGCGACCGTGTTGTCCGCCCTGCCGGTTCCGGACAACACCGAAATCAGCAGAACGGCAAGCAGCGGACAGGCTACCGCCCATATGGCCTTGGCCATCGATCCTCCGTTGTCTTTTATATTCCTCTTCATAAATAGCCACTTAAGGGTTATGCCCTTAAGTTTTCCGCAAAACGGGTACGGATTTGCTCCTTGCCTTGAATCTAGGCTTCGTCGAGCCCGCACTCCTTGATCTTGTAGAGGAGCGCCTTGTAACTGATGTCGAGGATCGTGGCCGCCTTGCGCCGGTTCCAGCGCGTCTGCCCGAGGACGCGTTCGATCAGCACCCGCTCGGCGTTCCGTTGAGCGAGCTTGGCCACTTCCTTGAGCGTCGCGTTTTCGGGAGGCGGGGACGCGTGTCCCGCGTTGGGCGTCGGGGCGTAGCTGGTGAACGCGGTGGACCTTCCGCCCTCCGTCGAATAGGCCTCGTCGCGGAAATCGCGGAGCCCCGCAGGGGCGACGGCATCCATCTCGG is a genomic window containing:
- a CDS encoding CpsD/CapB family tyrosine-protein kinase, which translates into the protein MRFPFMNSKTSIPRKTSGAVSTLNIGAEDSIYTEQIKALRAKVEYRIDQIQAKTFAVTSAVSGEGKTTLCVKLAANLASSGRKKVLLIDTDMRKADLARGLGLPGKPGLSDFITGGAPLSDIVCNTVAPGLTVIPAGLRVSEPADLLSGNVFRDFLGSVKDGFDVVLLDTPPVLPVADTLSLRDLVDGFIFVYRAGFTPHKMFSRAAEEIGEKGILGVVINGVEPERQRYYERYYGSYYQRPSASDHVS
- a CDS encoding polysaccharide biosynthesis/export family protein, with product MAKAIWAVACPLLAVLLISVLSGTGRADNTVATISPKPAKDNGAMLHGADASYRMGPEDILRVSVWENKELTLDVVVRPDGKISLPLVQDVQAEGLTAGELAEIVHKRLESFLKDPQVSIIVLQVNAPKLYVIGSVAKPGPYPLRGETSVLQALSAAGGFTQFASPRSIKLIRGSGLKQEVRKINYYKIIDEGGEGNYLLKPGDTIVIP